GTGATTTTATTTTAGCAAGTATTGCGGAGGACAGTCAGGGAAATATCTGGGGATCCTCATCCGGACTGATTTTGAAATACCAACCTGTGGATAAGACTTTTGTGATCTACCCTATGGATAAGGAAATCCCTATAAAAAATTTTTCAGATGGATGTTGGAGCAGCGATGGAGAGGGAAAGCTTTATTTTGGCGGGGACAACGGATTCCTGGAAATATCTACCAAAGCAAAGCCAAATCCATTTGTTCCCAAAATTTTCATCTCTAACATTAAAATCAACAACCAAGAGATCCGATCAGGGAAGCCCCAGCAGGAAATTATCCAACTTCCTGCGGACATTTCATTTGTAGAAAAACTAAACCTCAATTATTCCCAGCGCTCCTTTTCAGTTGATTTTGCGGCACTACATTACTGGCAGCCTGAAAGAAATATCTATGCTTATAAACTGGAAGGTGCCGATAAGGATTGGAATTATGTCTCCGGTAATAACAATTACGCAGTATATTCAAATCTACCTGCGGGGACTTATCTATTCAGGTTAAAGGGCAGCAATAACCATGGGATTTGGAATGAACAGGAAACTCAACTGGAAATCAAAATAAAACCACCTTTATTCCTCAGCCCGGGTTTTATATTTCTATATGTTTTGTTGATCCTGATTTTGGTGTTTTATTCTCTGCGATTCTATTCTGGAAGGCTCCACCTAAGAAATGAAGTCAAACTTGCCAAGATGGAGAAAAGCCACAGTGAGGAAATTGCACTGACCAAGCAGCAGTTTTTTACCAATATTTCCCATGAACTCAGAACGCCGATAAGTCTTATTCTTCCGCCTATCCACCAAGCACTGAACAAACGTGATTTCAGTGATGAAACCAACAATCTTCTTAAGCTTGCAGAAAAGAATTCGCAAAGGCTCCTAAGGGTAGTCAACCAAATCCTTGATTTTAGGAAATTGGAACAGGATAGCCTAGAACTGAAAGTTACAGCCTTTGACTTGGTCGGATTCTGCCGGGAACTGTTTGTTTTATTTGGTGACAAAGCTGCCAGAAATAATATTCAATTCACATTTGATTCAGATATTGACAATTGTACAGTTTGGGCTGATACAGAGAAAATAGAATCTGTCATTTATAATCTTCTGTCCAATGCTTTCAAGTTTACCCCGGAGAAAGGTTCTGTCCATTTTGAAGTCCGACAGCGCAGGAATGATCCGGACTTTAAATGCGGAGCAGTGGATATCCGGATCTCTGATACCGGGATTGGAATAGACGAAGAGGATCAACAACGCATTTTTGACCGTTTTTATCAAACCAGTCAGGGCAAAAAATCCTTTGATGGATCAGGTATAGGATTGTCCATGGTAGCCGAATATACCAAACTGCACTACGGAAACGTGAATGTGGAAAGTCAACTGGGGAAAGGGGCAAGTTTCACAGTCACTCTACCATTGGGAAACATCCATTTTCCGGTTGATTTTGAACAGGGATCCCAGTCCCTGAACTTGTTGGTCAGCAAAAAGAGTGATTTCGATGAAAAGAGCCAAAATCCATATGTTTATGATGTGGAATCCAGTAAGCCCGTGGTGCTTATTGTCGAGGATTATTCAGATATGGTAGAATATCTTTGCCTGAATCTCAAAGATGATTATCACCTGATCATTGCCAACAACGGAGAAGAAGCATTGGAAAAAACCGAAAATTTCACACCAGACGTCATTATCAGTGATATCATGATGCCTGTCATGGATGGTCTCACCTTTTGCAAAAAAATTAAGGAAAATTCCAAGACTTCCCATATCGGTGTCATTCTCCTGACTGCAAAAAGCCTGACTTCGCAAAAAATAGAAGGAATCAGAACCGGTGCCGATGCTTACTTGACAAAGCCATTTGACATAGAGCTCCTTGTAGCTACCATTGAACACATTCTCAAAAGAAAAGATGAACTCTTTGAATATTTCAAATCGGAAATCATCACCCAACCGGAATTCAAAACAAATGGGGAAAACGTTGATGATAGATTTGTCAATAAAGTAATCCATATCATTGAAGCCAATATTGCCAATCCTGATTTTACAGTAGAAATGCTCAGCGATGAAATAGGAATGAGCACGGCACACCTTTACCGTAAACTGAAATCCCTTACAAACTTCTCAGCCAAGGATATCATCAGGAAATACAGGTTGAAAAAAGCCTCCATCTTGCTGAAAAACAATGAAGGCAATATCTCCGAAATCATGTACGAGGTGGGTTTCTCCAACTTATCTTATTTCGCCAAATGCTTTAAGAAAGAATTCGGATATTCCCCAAGGGACTATCAGCAAAAAGAAATCAAATCCAATTTCGATTTCGAAAATGGTTATTCGAAAAGGAATTGAAGGGTGAAACCAATGTTTAAAATAATTTGAAAGTTATAAAATTAGGTGGGATTTTAGCTAAATACTAAAAAGAGA
This window of the Aquiflexum balticum DSM 16537 genome carries:
- a CDS encoding hybrid sensor histidine kinase/response regulator transcription factor, whose translation is MQGPITKIICLLFLIFPWKIQGQDTPFFSNLSIRDGLPSNIVNSIAQDRDDFIWIGTANGICRYDGKNFKIFKKEEYPSLTANEISSLLVVGEDLWVGTWKGLCKINTRTFEITPIETGKSKIVRALYQDHHRTVWIGTADGLFRFSGDSLRNYNDFKNNLSHNMIRSIYMDHLDNLWVGTYDKLNKLASGSDRFVHFDLKGDYNPSLKNNLIMDIKSSGEDDSLIWVGTETGLAHVNIHTGEHKLYNNDNTNLSNEVIKAIYLNEEGQLWLGTDFGINIFDPKSKISQMLYHNPKLSFSVANNVIWQIFEDSGGVIWFVTSNGLSVISKYSGIYTYHEVSHDWNGQTIGNQVKAMLVSRNGHKWLATLNGVIHIDPESGYKEVFDIHSDLDRRILLNNVYALEEDDLGRIWIGTAGGINVWDGQANKMYAIPANEQNGLFSNYISKFTKGADGSFWVSAWEGGLFKVAGNFNDIHSFHFEKVGDFGSEKNASGANAIWAINYDELYRIDLQTYRSTSISSFNRVSNRRSLNSIFYSKKGSLWASTTNGLIEYKPQSDEAIFHPLKIGGDFILASIAEDSQGNIWGSSSGLILKYQPVDKTFVIYPMDKEIPIKNFSDGCWSSDGEGKLYFGGDNGFLEISTKAKPNPFVPKIFISNIKINNQEIRSGKPQQEIIQLPADISFVEKLNLNYSQRSFSVDFAALHYWQPERNIYAYKLEGADKDWNYVSGNNNYAVYSNLPAGTYLFRLKGSNNHGIWNEQETQLEIKIKPPLFLSPGFIFLYVLLILILVFYSLRFYSGRLHLRNEVKLAKMEKSHSEEIALTKQQFFTNISHELRTPISLILPPIHQALNKRDFSDETNNLLKLAEKNSQRLLRVVNQILDFRKLEQDSLELKVTAFDLVGFCRELFVLFGDKAARNNIQFTFDSDIDNCTVWADTEKIESVIYNLLSNAFKFTPEKGSVHFEVRQRRNDPDFKCGAVDIRISDTGIGIDEEDQQRIFDRFYQTSQGKKSFDGSGIGLSMVAEYTKLHYGNVNVESQLGKGASFTVTLPLGNIHFPVDFEQGSQSLNLLVSKKSDFDEKSQNPYVYDVESSKPVVLIVEDYSDMVEYLCLNLKDDYHLIIANNGEEALEKTENFTPDVIISDIMMPVMDGLTFCKKIKENSKTSHIGVILLTAKSLTSQKIEGIRTGADAYLTKPFDIELLVATIEHILKRKDELFEYFKSEIITQPEFKTNGENVDDRFVNKVIHIIEANIANPDFTVEMLSDEIGMSTAHLYRKLKSLTNFSAKDIIRKYRLKKASILLKNNEGNISEIMYEVGFSNLSYFAKCFKKEFGYSPRDYQQKEIKSNFDFENGYSKRN